Part of the Mya arenaria isolate MELC-2E11 chromosome 8, ASM2691426v1 genome, GAACATGTTTACTCTTCTTTGGTTTgaaattgatatatgttttgaacATGCATTATTTTGgccatgttattttttttaacatattatgaTTCAAACATGCACTGTTTGGACCATGCCAAAAGTTGAATGGTTGAGTCCATTGACTTGGAGATTTACACATGCTATGCTTTGACCATGTTTTGCCTTCTCTATGCTTCAGGACAAACTGAGTATATCAGTGACGGGTTCCAGGGTACGAGAAAAGATCCCTCTCTCATGGCCATTGCATTCTACAACGGCCTCTGGGCTTATGACGGCTGGTATATCCCTACAACACAAGCATCTGttgataaatgatttatttatatgaataccTTTGGCGTTTGACCAAATTATTTCTGTAGGCAGCCTTCATATGCTTTCGTCATAAGTCAGTTGTTCTGtatcaatatttcaacaatgatatgtgtgtatgtttctttcaaataagtcgtgtgttatgtttgtttataatatgatgcctatgtcttaatgtgttactttctttaaataaagttattattattattattattattattattattattattattattattattattattattattattatataactgTTTCTGTCCATAATTGTTGCATCTTGATTCCATAAACGGCTTTATATTTTTCACAGGAACAATCTGAATTTCATAACAGAAGAACTGAAAAATCCTGAGAAGTGAGTACAATGATTTTACATAGaatctgattttgttttaatattaaatttgtttgaataatagtTTTTAATTGCAATACATATGATTACCTTGCAAAGCGGTTATACCGTCATTTATTTCTCAAGCTATTctgatgcatgtgtggtctgtttgtaaAACACGTACGTGTTGTGTCTCTTTTGCCCTGTGCTTGTGCCTTTAAATAGACTTACAGCCCCTATAACAGTTAGACGACATGAAGTAAAAtgcttaatgattaaaaataggCGGATCGAGTTAGCAAATATTATTACTTCAGGTTATCTAACTGGCTTAGAATGCAACCTCTTGTCTGATACATTGttaacgcaaaatctgacgcaagGAGAGTGTTCCGGTTGAGTGACAGTAGGCGGTCTCTTAAAGGCCTCGTTTAAGCCTCTTATAAGTGGCCCCCCACTCCCCCCccccataaaaaaacaacaacaacaataacaaacaaacatgtatttgtacacaacctctgttaattgattttaatctaattgcctaattgtcttatcagatctccgatctgagtatcctgctgtgcagttttggatgttttattataaaaatggaccctaaatggccatgagccaataaacgaatacacaggataTTGGCCCGTACGGTGACACCAGTGCAAgtagcagaagatgcacagcaggggattatcatgccaaacattccttaaactaggcctttaaacacTCGCGCAACTGAAatgcttaatgattaagtctagcACTTAATTTATgcatatctgcaatttcattgtctaCAAGAGCAGGTTGTATTCTGAGTCgctttaattgtattattgtaaccAGGTCGCTACAATTTGATCGTCCAAATAAAGATATGTTGAACAAGATATTTGTTTCAGAAATCTCCCTCGGGCTATCATGTTGGGTATCCCATTAGTTACGTTTGCATACGTTTGTGCCAACGTGGGTTTCTTCGCAGTCATGTCAAGGGAAGAAATACTGCTTTCCAGAGCTGTCGCAGTGGTATGTTTCCATTTGTTGTATAGTTcgttttgtgaatattttctGATTGGTGTGTAGGgcgttgttgctgtttttgagATCAAATTATCAGTGAAAACTTTCGTTAGGTCTTGAACCTTAAGACCTTAACAGACATCGTTAAATTTTTGTCTACTGGGATTGTTTTATGTCGAGAGGAGATTAAAACATACTATACATATTGCAGTGTAATGAATGAAGTACGATATTTAATACATGAAGTTAGTCAGTTTACACTTCACATGATGTGCATAAAAATTGCTGTAGCAATATGGCTTGTATCTATCAGAATTGCCCATACACTTGTTTCAGGGCTGGGCCGATTCCATGTTGGGTGTCATGGCATGGATAATGCCAGTATTTGTTGTCCTTTCTTGTCTGGGCTCCGCCAACGGTGTTATGTTTGCAACGGGCAGGTAAACAAAGGGACTCGCTTAtgatttgtaaaatgcactttttacgaaacaaaaatattttatatggatataaaacgcggcaaatcattaggagtgacACAattaagatactgacagctgaacaaacattcaacaaatgttgatattcgttaaatttttgtctttgaagacTACAAATTTGATAACATGACACGGCCTGTCAATCAAAAGCCGGTCGATacccgactgaccaatcagcgtctAGATAAGGCGGGGCTTATCACTTGTCCTTTGCTATCAGCCATGATATCCGACAGTCTGCACTtggtccgcccggttagctcaatcggtagagcgttggactgtgaatcggacaaccctGGTTAAATTCCCGGGCgggtcactctgggacccttcaatgtgctcaggccggacccggagtataaactactaacaccagtCTGCACGTATCAACAGTAGTGTAATTACATTGTTTCCcatgcaaatatgtttttcataaccGAAAGATAATCAGGATAATAAAGGAAATCCAtaatactgacattttcccttAATGCTGCTCAAAATCTGCATTTCATTGTACTTGTTGATAACAAAGTTACCTTTTAGTATGTAGACTATTTCAACCCTCTTAATGGACATGTATTAATCGTTAATGTAACCTTGcataatatacgtatattattcattattttttaaataggaACTATCATTACGAGTAATCAGAATTAGTGTGTAATATTGACAATATCatgcaattaatttatttttatctaaaaattTGTCTCCTTTTTGTGCGTTAAATTTTTAATCCGAAGCATAAACATTTGCTGTTATGTTTGTTTGGACATACTTTTAGGGGGGAAAAGGTAACTTAGTTGATttgatttacatattttttaatctaGATACAATACCTATATCGTCaactatggtttataggtccgtggtatCATATAACGTTAGGTCGcataaagtaaatattaataagtatCATCATttctaacttctttattactCGTTcgaacagttttgcattttatttaatatggaTTTTTGTGAGCTTTGATGTTAGTTTTGGCCCAtagcatgtatttgctgaaaGTGCCTATAAACTAAAACTGAAACTGATATTAATACATTAAGAGGAACATTAAGgtagttatatcaatattaataattcattacatTTGTTAACAACAGGTGATTCTCTATGGGGAAAGGAAGAAATACAGCAAAACCCATTTGAGTTTTGacatttgatataaacaaaCGTCGTTTTTAGTTGATTTTCGTAAAGGCAATGAATACAgttttgtttccctttatttgagttttaaaaagACACTCTTGCCGTAACAAAATTCCGacgttatttagaaataaatcattttgaagtTTCGACAAAAAATCATTTCTACCGCAATCATACAGAGCATTCAACATAATATAATGATGAACTGATGTAATGTTATACTTGCTTttattgtcatgttttattgaagatcatgttttatttatcttattgtCAAGTATTACTTCTGTATCATTATCGTCTGCTTCTTCCTAATTGTCGGATGGCTCTTACTAAGGAGTCACGTGACACTATAGGGCGTAGCTGTATTGCAATCGGTGTCAATTCAGCAAAAGATTGTAGCGTGATTTGTGATggatattatcacgtgatattattcAATGTATTCGAAACAGGTTATATACATCCGTTATGGCCTAGCATTGACGGCGTCAGGTGTTTAATTTTCTCTTGACTTTACCGGAGTCGGTTCACTCCCAACCAGAATATTATTCTATacttcagtttatttttttctgcaatatcgGTATCAAAAcgtaaaatagttataaaaagtgatttcagatgcattacgttgaaaaattattttgaaaaacatgagAGGGTCCCTTTAATCTTTCGTCATCAATGTTAATACTTATTCTTGTTAATCATAAGTTATTCATGAACAAAACAgtacaccaacaacaacaacaacaacattaacaatgaTGAGTAtagtaattatataataataataataataatgataataataataatagaaataatagaaaatctttaaaataatgattacaattgaTAATACATAACGGCGATGTCCTTAAATACATATGCTTATTATTTCACTGAACACACTTTAAAAGATCATGTCGGCGtctcttaaattgtttttaagcCTAATGTGTTGAATGATGCTTACtctttaatatatcaatattttttatttaagactttGTTTCGCCTCTGCACGAGATGGACATTTTCCAACCATTTTGTCCTATATACATGTGAAAAGGCTAACACCTGTGCCCTCAATTGCCTTCACGgtaaatatgatgaaaactaatgaaaacaaagtaaaatcattttatttaaaagaatctTGTGTGCGACTGTTgctatgttttctttatttattagttttttcaaaaagtgatattttccTTGTACGTTATGTTTATATATCGttataaggaaaaaaaatctCTGTAAACATAATCATTGTTCGAAATATTCCCAAACTTCATCCATATTCTTAGTATACATGTTAATTCAAAACATCTTAAACAAATTCAGCTGCTGATGTCAATCCTGGTAATAATTCCCTCAGACCTGACCACTTTGATCGACTTCTACGGTTTTTGCATATGGTTGGCTTACGGTGTTACCGTTTTTGCTCTGTTGGTACTGAGATACACGGAACCCAAGCTCTCAAGGCCCTACAAGGTCCGTATGTAATAAAGCAGGGGGgagtttattgtattgttaaatgtaGCAAAAATTGAGCAAACAACAAgtgtataaacaaacaagagacaaaaaCACGGAACAGCACACTTCCTTTATCTTGATATAACTGGGATTCCAATTGTCTGGTGACCAGTATAAACATAAACGCGGCAGTTTTGAAACATTCTGAAGCTTAAATTAGCATTTGGCAccaattataataccgaataaaCTGGTGGCAATGTCACTGGTCATTGTCTGTGCCACTTGATACTAAAGGTTTAGTATTAAACAATAGTTTGTAAGTTGTTTGTAGTCTTAAAGTGTCGAGTCTCCTAACTCTAACCCTTGTCAAGaaagtaaaattttaataaatattatacaaaaatcaagaaaaacaaGTGTTCATCTATTTTCAGATTGTATTTCTAAGCATTCACGTGAGTTTTACGCCCTGCATCATTTTGCATATTGAAGTGTATAAAAAGTATGTGCGCTGTCCATTAAGGTTGCCAATTAAATGAGAATGTCTTCTTCGATTTCAGGTGCCGATATTTGTGCCTATCTTTGTACTACTGATGTCTATTTATCTGGTGATTTCGCCTATTATACAGACGGGACGGCTTACTTTCTTTTATGCAATACTATTTATTTTCTCCGGGGTATTTGTCTACTTTCCTTTTATATACTTTGGACGCAAGATTCCTCAATTAGGTATGTTTGATACCAGCTCAGAAATCTTACATGTAAATGCTGctttacttaattttaaacatacttaTTACCCATGGATTTCGTCAAATGTTCGTGTTGCCTTTGAGGTCTTCTACCTCTTACGGCGAGGAATAATAACtacaatgtttgtataaattttcGGAAAGAATGtctatatttatatcattcttaaacatttcaatgattttataccttcatttttaaagaaactgcCAATTTTAAATAACGGCAGGCCCTAAAAATGAACGTGAACTGACTATGTCTGTTTCAATGGATACTAAGCAAAGTCATGTATTATTCAACACCTAGATATGATTTTATGGTCaccatattattaaataaaaaactatttttggtaaaatgaaggttcgaaaaaaaaaatgggctcatttttgtgtgtttttttattaggcttgtAGAGTGTACTTTTTCATATACTAGACGTAGAACAAAATAACCTAGTGTTTTTCCAATCATTGTTAACACAGCAGTCGCAATAAGGGAAAACACGTTCAATTGAATAGATGGATGCGACCTTGCTGAAATTGTATGCGTTTTTGCtcaaatacaacatttaaaaagaatatcGCAGGAAAATgatgtcaaattattttgagATCATGATTTTCCTAAAGCACGCCGCAGGAAATCTTACGTACGAAAGAAGGACGTTAATCGACGTCGTAACGGGTAGAATACCTTAATGAGCTTGAATTGTCAGTGACTTttgatgtttcttttatttttgttttacagaatTTGGCCTTTGATAAGATATTAATAAGTTTTTGTGTCTGTGTTTTTTTCAGAGCACGTATACAGATTTCTACAAATACTTTTTGAAGTTGTTCCTCCGAAAAATCATAATGATTAGCGAACGTTTTGAACAATGATTGAACCTTGGATTGTTCGCGAATGAGTGCTACCATTATTAATGTAAGGAAAGCACTCAATGTTCTACATACAAGTTCAcgtaaaattgtttcattttttgtcattattttgatggttgttatgcaccagtcaattgtaatcatggcccccaggtccggggaatagcggggactttgactctTGGTCtagccaatcccgggtaaaatccccaccctgcggggACACACtgcgggtaaaatccccgcaaaatgccACCGCATCCCGCGGACATACTATGTAAGGCgcattccccgctatttccggcgcgaaaacaaaaccaccgcattcactcggcactgcggagccacctggaaggtaaaaaaaacggcccatttcccccgccaTCCCCGGTATACCTCAGGACCTGGGGGCAAGGGgtggggtacaattgactgctACATAATCCACCttcaaacaaagacaaattaGAATGAAGATGCATCAATTTCTGTATAGAAAAGTGTGCAATTCTGtgtgtataaacatatatatttttatatcttatttatcGTATAGTGGCAGTAAAAGCGGTGTCATTAAATTGGGATTAAATCTTGAACCAGTTCGCGTATAAGTTTCCTTAgtttgttatttgataattaatTCATGGATACCATAcactatttataaatgttaaatgactTCCGTTCCAAATTGTTGAATAAGAAATTTGATTCAATAGCGGactttaatttacataattagtAAACCGAACATAATGTCATGAAATGTAAGACagtttatgtacatgtagttgataCTTGTTTAAGTCGGCCAAGAAACACTGAATGCATGACAAGTTTTACTCAAAAACATACTTTCTTCAactttgcataaatatatagatTTAGAAATCTTAAAACTGGCTGACATAATACTTTAACAAAAGGACATGACCTAAGAAGATAATAGCTAAAACCTCGAgtccatttttatttgaaagagtcatgaaattaatatgtttattttagtaccaaaatgtgattttgaaaCCTTATAACTAGTACTGCAGTCTTACTAGTGACGCAGTCGTTCCAAGTCACAAAATGTTATAAGTGAGGGAGTTGACCTTTGAAGATAATGTCGATAACCTTGTCACTATAGTCAAACAAGCGGCACTTTAAGTTATTTAAGTAGTACCATACGATATGAACAATCTTTGATACGCCTGTTTAATCTAAAACTGTTCTATATCTTgattactgttttgaaaaacagtctgtttgtttttaatttttgtatcattatattttattattgtttatataacaaTTTCAATTGTATATAGTTGTTGAACAACTTTTTCTCATTTATACATTAATTGCTCAATATATTCACTCTTGTTGCCCAGTTTTGTGTAAATGATGACAAAGCAATGCACATGTATGGTTTATTTCACATCTCGTCACCCATTATTCACCATGCTTTATATCAGAAATGTACAGTTGACGGTCAATGATGCatatgacaaaacatttttgtatccTATTGTcctatataatgtaaatattatttgtatccTATTATCCTCTCTAGTGTAAAACCATTTTTGTATCCTATTATCctatataatgtaaatgttatttgtatcCTATTATCCTATATAATGTAAAGATTATTTGTATCCTATTATCctatataatgttaatattataaacaaaacatcatatCGATCATATTTCCATTTCCGTTATTTGTGTAATGATATTGTATAGTGTTGTTTCTTTTacaaattgttatgtttttatgctatttatattgaaaataagcaagGAAACATTTGTTGCTttctgttttattaacatttccACCATTCCATGCAAGAAACGAACATGCGTTACAGATAATAAGACCTAGTAACATAAGCGCGTATGACATGAAATTTAGACAATGGTATTTGATACAAACATCAAAGTGTAACATGAACTATGAACTATGTCACGAATATTGGAGATCTGCGGCACCACGTACGAAAATAACTTGATTTAAGCTAAACACGTTTCCACAAATAAGTTCGAAAAAGCAAATGATCTTTGTTTTCAAAGAggaaaatgtataaacaactttatttcgaatgaaataatttttatcatttttttaattccatgACTACGAAAAAGGGACGTAAACGCCTTTGGAAGTTTGGACGTAATATAATCTCTATATGCTTGAATATAAGTACATCAGAACTGATTGCTCTTCGCTTAGATTTTGGACAAGGGCACAAGAGTTATTACAAGTGCCCTTAAGCGATGCACCAGATATCGACCATTTCGATCAACTCTACACTTTACTTACGTCATGTATCACTATGCTCTGCAGCttgattgaatttgaataattaaagtAGTACCAGCACtaataataagaatataaacataaattgaaaataattctcCTAGTCAGACATTccgaaactgaaactgaaactcaGCCATGCAAACAATTGACAAAAGAGTGAAGTTATCTAACAGTAAGGCAGTCAATGAAATGGATTCCATCATCATACGGAATCTTATACCACTTACCCTGGGTAACAtggaaaatatgacaaaaaagaGTACATGCGATACAAAGCACAGTAGTTCAGAGCAAGTAAACTCCTGTTTAAGTGTAAAATGAACTCttcaaaatttagtgacatttaaccttaaatagtttattgtttttcttcagTTTTATCAAAGGGGTAACTCCTACCATACATTTCGATCAAAATTAAGTTGCTTTACTTTCAAATAGTTAGGCTTTTTAGGatgttttctgacattgttGAACTGCAGTAATGCATATGTTATGCTAGATTGTTAGTAAAAGTGACCcattgataaatctgaagaaagaaatatttaacgTTTATTATCACAAAGGACAGTTGACACCAAAGCAGCAGTTCACTCATCTAAAACTACTGAGATACAAATTCGTGGCATCCCAGTCTGAAAACGGGGTCAACAGCAGCAAAAGTTATTGCATCATTGCAGCAGAATGAGATTAgaaatttaaaagatattagAATAAGCACATATTTTTCATAAGGTTTCTTCCtcaatgaagccaaatgtataaacatatacatcGCGTCTAGATCATGAAAATGATGACAGATTCCTGGGGCCTTGATAAAAGCCTTCTGAAACATTGTCACGGTAAGTAAGAACATATTTACTTCATACATGGTACACAGACAGTGCGATAATCCACCGCCATCCATCCAACGGCCCTGACTGTTAAATTTGGATCAATTCTGCACCTGCATTTACCTCCCTTTGTAGTACATTACCAATTTAC contains:
- the LOC128244680 gene encoding b(0,+)-type amino acid transporter 1-like isoform X1, translating into MQFSRFPEKEMSPNPGSGQITQLVNKWIPSSGSILPACDNSAMEPNNPKMKKSVGLVSGIALIVGTMIGSGVFISPKGVLEGTGSIGFCLIIWAACGMVSTLGALSYAELGTSIPRSGGEHAYLMYIFGSGTRRIGTLVAFLYDWVGIFILRPVMFSVMTLSLGTYLVKPFFPTCTEPPDLPVKLFTILASSFLAAINMYSVKMATMLQNITTVTKLVAISVITIGGLYTICSGQTEYISDGFQGTRKDPSLMAIAFYNGLWAYDGWNNLNFITEELKNPEKNLPRAIMLGIPLVTFAYVCANVGFFAVMSREEILLSRAVAVGWADSMLGVMAWIMPVFVVLSCLGSANGVMFATGRLCFASARDGHFPTILSYIHVKRLTPVPSIAFTLLMSILVIIPSDLTTLIDFYGFCIWLAYGVTVFALLVLRYTEPKLSRPYKVPIFVPIFVLLMSIYLVISPIIQTGRLTFFYAILFIFSGVFVYFPFIYFGRKIPQLEHVYRFLQILFEVVPPKNHND
- the LOC128244680 gene encoding b(0,+)-type amino acid transporter 1-like isoform X2, which codes for MQFSRFPEKEMSPNPGSGQITQLVNKWIPSSGSILPACDNSAMEPNNPKMKKSVGLVSGIALIVGTMIGSGVFISPKGVLEGTGSIGFCLIIWAACGMVSTLGALSYAELGTSIPRSGGEHAYLMYIFGSGTRRIGTLVAFLYDWVGIFILRPVMFSVMTLSLGTYLVKPFFPTCTEPPDLPVKLFTILASSFLAAINMYSVKMATMLQNITTVTKLVAISVITIGGLYTICSGQTEYISDGFQGTRKDPSLMAIAFYNGLWAYDGWNNLNFITEELKNPEKNLPRAIMLGIPLVTFAYVCANVGFFAVMSREEILLSRAVAVGWADSMLGVMAWIMPVFVVLSCLGSANGVMFATGRLCFASARDGHFPTILSYIHVKRLTPVPSIAFTLLMSILVIIPSDLTTLIDFYGFCIWLAYGVTVFALLVLRYTEPKLSRPYKVPIFVPIFVLLMSIYLVISPIIQTGRLTFFYAILFIFSGVFVYFPFIYFGRKIPQLAVAIRENTFN